The DNA region AGCGTTCGGCCTGGACCAGCAGCGAATCGACGCTGCGCTGATAGGCGCCGCGCTGGTAGGCGCGGGACAGCTCGCGGAACTCGGCGGCGCGCAGGCTGGGGAACTCGCGGGTCTTCAACAGTCCGGCCAGCCCCTCGGCCAATGAATCGACACGGGCGGGATCGCCGGTTTCCGCCTCCCGCCGCAAGGTCCGCAACGCTTCTTCCGCCTTGCGGATCAACTGGTCTTCCAGTTTCCGGCGCTGGTCTGCATCCATCACGGGCATGGCGCGGCCCTCCCCGCAGGGGCGATGAGACAGGATACTCCAGGCGTCCGTCGGACGACAGCGGACAAGTATGGTTAATCGCCGACCTGAGGGCTCTCCCAGTGGGAACGAACCGGATTTCCCTTTGCCACAGGACGGCCCTTTTATCTGGGACGATACATGGGACGGCAGTGGGGAGCGGGCAGGCGATGGGCAAGGACAAGAACGGGGCGGCGGGCGCCGATATCGACCAGGAGCTGCTGGCCGCCGCCCTGACCGGCCTGCTGGAGGAGGAAAGCGTCAGCCCGGCCACCCGGACCGCACTGGTCGCCATCGCCGGCGGCCGCGGGGCCGACGATGCCGCGGCGGTGCGCACGCTGGTCCTGCGCCCGCGTTCATTGCGGGGCGAGTCGGGGGCGGACGACCTGTCGGGGCGGCGGGCACTGGTCTACAGCCTGACCAAGACCATCCTCGCCGCCGCTGTGCTGCGGCTGGCGGCGCGCGGCGCGGTCGATCTCGACGGGCCGGCCGGGCGCTGGCTGCCGGAGCTGGCCGGGTGGCCGGGCGGCGTCACCGTGGCGCAGCTGCTGGCCCACCGCGCCGGCCTGCCCGACTATGGCGGCCGGGCCGACTACCATGCCGCCGTCGCCGCCGGCGGGGAACCCTGGAGCGGCGACGAGTTCCTGGCGCGCTGCGGGGTGACCCCGAATCGCGAAGGGACGGAGCAAGGGAAGGGACCGCCGGTCGGCGTCTTCGCCTATTCGAACATCGGCTATCTGCTGGTCGGCCGGCTGCTGGAGCGGGCCGGCGGCGCTCCGCTGGCGGAGGTGCTGGCGCGCGAGGTCTTCTCTCCGCTCGGCCTGTCCAGCGCGGCGCTGCTGCGCACCCGCACCGACCTGGACGGGCTGTTCTTCGGCGCCAGCCCGGCCTTCGGCGGCGCGCCGGTGGGCACGGCCTATCATCCCGGCTGGGTGTCGCACGGGGTGGCGGCGATGACCGCGGCCGACGCCTGCCGCTTCATGCATGGCCTGACGGAGGAGTATCTGCCGGGCCTGCTGCTGCGGCGGATGCGCGACGGGCTGCCGGTCGGCGGGCCGATGGGTGGGCGGCCCTGGGTCGAGCCGTCCTACGGGCTGGGGATGATGGTGGAGCTCGATCCGGCGGCCGGACCCTATTGGGGCCACACCGGCGGCGGGCCGGGGGTGACGCCTGCCGCCTACCACACGCCGGGACCGGTCCCGGTCTCCGTCGCCGTGTTCCTGGATGGCGAGGACGGGGCGCTTGCCGAATGGATGGCGGTGGAGGTGCTGCACCGCCTGCGCCGGCCGCGCTGACCCGGGGCATCCGCCCGCTTCTTGTCCATCCCCCGCGCGTTCCCATCTCCATTCACAGGGGACGATCCTCCGCTCCCCAGGGATGGGGATCGGGCGTAGGATCGTCGCAGGTGCCGGGAGAAACCGGCATCGGAAGAACAGGACGCTGGGGGAGGACACGCACATGGCGGAAGCCGTCCGCACACTGCCCGATCATCCATGGCTGGCGTCGTACCCGCCGACGGTCGACTGGGCGATGCCGATTCCGGTCAGGCCGCTGACCGAGCTGCTGGACGGGGCGGCGGCCCGCCACGGCGACAGGCCCTGCCTGAATTTCCTGGGCAAGCGCACCAGCTATCGCGAGCTGGGCCGGCTGGTGGACCGCGCCGCGCGCGGCTTCCAGGCGATCGGGGTGGGGAAGGGCACGCGGGTCGGGCTGTTCCTGCCCAACACGCCCTATTACGTCATCGCCTTCTTCGGCATCCTGAAGGCCGGCGGCGTGGTGGTGAATTTCAACCCGCTCTATGCCGAACGCGAGCTGGTCCACCAGATCGGCGACAGCGACATCGAGTTGATGGTCACGCTGGACCTGAAGCTGCTCTACGGCAAGATGGCGCGGATGCTGGATGAGTCCGGGCTGAAGCGGCTGGTCGTCTGCCGCATGGCCGACATCCTGCCCTTCCCCAAGAACTGGCTGTTCCCCATCGCCAAGCGGTCGGAGATCGCGGCGATCCCGCGCGACGACCGTCACATTCCCTTCGCCCGGCTGATCGACAATGACGGCCAGCCGGCTCCGGTCGCCATCGACCCGCGGGACGACGTGGCGGTGCTGCAATACACCGGCGGCACCACCGGCGTGCCCAAGGGCGCCATGCTGACCCATGCCAACCTCTACGCCAACACCGTCCAGTGCGCGACCTGGTACGCGGCCAAGGAACGCAAGCCCGGCGAAGGCACCGATGACGGACAGGAGCGCATG from Azospirillum thiophilum includes:
- a CDS encoding serine hydrolase domain-containing protein gives rise to the protein MGKDKNGAAGADIDQELLAAALTGLLEEESVSPATRTALVAIAGGRGADDAAAVRTLVLRPRSLRGESGADDLSGRRALVYSLTKTILAAAVLRLAARGAVDLDGPAGRWLPELAGWPGGVTVAQLLAHRAGLPDYGGRADYHAAVAAGGEPWSGDEFLARCGVTPNREGTEQGKGPPVGVFAYSNIGYLLVGRLLERAGGAPLAEVLAREVFSPLGLSSAALLRTRTDLDGLFFGASPAFGGAPVGTAYHPGWVSHGVAAMTAADACRFMHGLTEEYLPGLLLRRMRDGLPVGGPMGGRPWVEPSYGLGMMVELDPAAGPYWGHTGGGPGVTPAAYHTPGPVPVSVAVFLDGEDGALAEWMAVEVLHRLRRPR